One genomic segment of Accipiter gentilis chromosome 29, bAccGen1.1, whole genome shotgun sequence includes these proteins:
- the DRAM2 gene encoding DNA damage-regulated autophagy modulator protein 2 isoform X2, translating to MWWFQQGLSFLPVALVVWSAASFVFSYITAIVLHHVDPLVPYISDTGTIPPERCLFGIMLNISAFLGMATMYIRYKQVYALNPEKSKIIKLNKIGLTLGLMSCFGLCIIANFQKCILYYIHVVGACLTFGVGAVYMLVQTVLSYLMQPEVHSKDIFWIRLTVLLWCCSSIVSMFISSVVLYSGLYGTNLVQKLHWDPQEKKISLRAVVSLHGQTLYNTPQSFVTDEQALLIAGSI from the exons ATGTGGTGGTTTCAGCAAGGCCTCTCTTTCTTGCCTGTGGCTTTGGTTGTTTGGTCAGCTGCATCTTTTGTGTTTTCATACATTACTGCAATTGTCCTACACCACGTCGACCCTTTGGTGCCCTACATCAG TGATACAGGGACAATACCTCCTGAAAGATGCTTATTTGGGATCATGTTAAATATTTCGGCTTTCTTGG GCATGGCTACCATGTACATCCGTTATAAACAAGTTTACGCTTTGAATCCAGAAAAATCCAAGATCATCAAGCTTAATAAGATTGGCCTTACACTAGGATTGATGAGCTGTTTTGGACTTTGCATTATTGCGAATTTCCAG AAATGTATTCTGTACTACATACACGTGGTTGGAGCCTGCCTGACATTCGGAGTAGGGGCCGTTTATATGCTGGTTCAGACCGTCCTATCCTACCTGATGCAGCCAGAAGTTCACAGCAAAGATATCTTTTGGATCCGTCTGACCGTGTTACTCTGGTGTTGTTCAAGCATCGTGAGCA TGTTTATTTCCTCAGTTGTTTTATACAGTGGCTTGTATGGAACAAATCTAGTGCAGAAGTTGCACTGGGACCCACAGGAAAAA AAAATTTCCCTGCGTGCAGTTGTCAGTTTGCATGGACAAACCCTTTATAACACACCGCAGAGCTTTGTGACTGATGAGCAGGCACTGCTGATAGCGGGGAGCATCTAA
- the DRAM2 gene encoding DNA damage-regulated autophagy modulator protein 2 isoform X3, producing the protein MATMYIRYKQVYALNPEKSKIIKLNKIGLTLGLMSCFGLCIIANFQKCILYYIHVVGACLTFGVGAVYMLVQTVLSYLMQPEVHSKDIFWIRLTVLLWCCSSIVSMFISSVVLYSGLYGTNLVQKLHWDPQEKGYTAHIISTVSEWSLAFSFLSFFLTYIRDFQKISLRAVVSLHGQTLYNTPQSFVTDEQALLIAGSI; encoded by the exons ATGGCTACCATGTACATCCGTTATAAACAAGTTTACGCTTTGAATCCAGAAAAATCCAAGATCATCAAGCTTAATAAGATTGGCCTTACACTAGGATTGATGAGCTGTTTTGGACTTTGCATTATTGCGAATTTCCAG AAATGTATTCTGTACTACATACACGTGGTTGGAGCCTGCCTGACATTCGGAGTAGGGGCCGTTTATATGCTGGTTCAGACCGTCCTATCCTACCTGATGCAGCCAGAAGTTCACAGCAAAGATATCTTTTGGATCCGTCTGACCGTGTTACTCTGGTGTTGTTCAAGCATCGTGAGCA TGTTTATTTCCTCAGTTGTTTTATACAGTGGCTTGTATGGAACAAATCTAGTGCAGAAGTTGCACTGGGACCCACAGGAAAAA GGCTACACAGCTCACATCATCAGTACCGTCTCAGAGTGGTCGTTAGCATTCTCCTTTCTCAGCTTTTTCCTCACCTATATCCGTGACTTTCAG AAAATTTCCCTGCGTGCAGTTGTCAGTTTGCATGGACAAACCCTTTATAACACACCGCAGAGCTTTGTGACTGATGAGCAGGCACTGCTGATAGCGGGGAGCATCTAA
- the DRAM2 gene encoding DNA damage-regulated autophagy modulator protein 2 isoform X1 → MWWFQQGLSFLPVALVVWSAASFVFSYITAIVLHHVDPLVPYISDTGTIPPERCLFGIMLNISAFLGMATMYIRYKQVYALNPEKSKIIKLNKIGLTLGLMSCFGLCIIANFQKCILYYIHVVGACLTFGVGAVYMLVQTVLSYLMQPEVHSKDIFWIRLTVLLWCCSSIVSMFISSVVLYSGLYGTNLVQKLHWDPQEKGYTAHIISTVSEWSLAFSFLSFFLTYIRDFQKISLRAVVSLHGQTLYNTPQSFVTDEQALLIAGSI, encoded by the exons ATGTGGTGGTTTCAGCAAGGCCTCTCTTTCTTGCCTGTGGCTTTGGTTGTTTGGTCAGCTGCATCTTTTGTGTTTTCATACATTACTGCAATTGTCCTACACCACGTCGACCCTTTGGTGCCCTACATCAG TGATACAGGGACAATACCTCCTGAAAGATGCTTATTTGGGATCATGTTAAATATTTCGGCTTTCTTGG GCATGGCTACCATGTACATCCGTTATAAACAAGTTTACGCTTTGAATCCAGAAAAATCCAAGATCATCAAGCTTAATAAGATTGGCCTTACACTAGGATTGATGAGCTGTTTTGGACTTTGCATTATTGCGAATTTCCAG AAATGTATTCTGTACTACATACACGTGGTTGGAGCCTGCCTGACATTCGGAGTAGGGGCCGTTTATATGCTGGTTCAGACCGTCCTATCCTACCTGATGCAGCCAGAAGTTCACAGCAAAGATATCTTTTGGATCCGTCTGACCGTGTTACTCTGGTGTTGTTCAAGCATCGTGAGCA TGTTTATTTCCTCAGTTGTTTTATACAGTGGCTTGTATGGAACAAATCTAGTGCAGAAGTTGCACTGGGACCCACAGGAAAAA GGCTACACAGCTCACATCATCAGTACCGTCTCAGAGTGGTCGTTAGCATTCTCCTTTCTCAGCTTTTTCCTCACCTATATCCGTGACTTTCAG AAAATTTCCCTGCGTGCAGTTGTCAGTTTGCATGGACAAACCCTTTATAACACACCGCAGAGCTTTGTGACTGATGAGCAGGCACTGCTGATAGCGGGGAGCATCTAA